One window from the genome of Malus domestica chromosome 01, GDT2T_hap1 encodes:
- the LOC103426298 gene encoding ABC transporter G family member STR2-like, translating into MAPSVDRRRDTVIDIGKPSSFTGGLEFSTLTYTVKKKTKDEEGKWMTQEVDLLHKITGFAPKGSITAVMGPSGAGKSTFLDGLAGRIASGSLKGKVSLDGKEMSPSLIKRTSAYIMQEDRLFPALTVYETLMFAADLRLGPVSTADKKQRVEKLIQQLGLTSARNTFIGDEGTRGVSGGERRRVSIGVDIIHGPSILFLDEPTSGLDSTSAHSVIEKVHHIARCGSTVILTIHQPSSRIQLLLDHLIILARGQLMYQGSPKDVATHLGRMGRKVHKEESPIEYLIDVIQQYDQSELGVEALAEFARTGMKPPLLVDVDVSLSTAMPTPTPPRHGGRGSEDLEDKGRSGKRLHLQTSTHAVNDFDHSVRSPYSNNNSRSWTPSHSGVMQKLQMFTPSRQRAGQKMQSPMSASPGYNYSSEILPSTPTPHSSDYTVDENDYRTPDLGPNTKSYHHLGPKFANSFFPETWILMRRNFINIRRTPELFLSRLVVLTFMGFLMATMFLHPPDTSQGITNRLSFFIFTVCLFFFSSNDAVPAFIQERFIFVRETAHNTYRASSYTIAGLVTYLPFLALQASVYAGIVWFALGLRGPFIYFLVVLYVSLLSTNSFVVFVSSVVPNYILGYAAVIAFTALFFLFCGYFLNSHDIPGYWVWMNKVSTMTYPYEGLIMNQYQTDDTFGKNSDGTNITGFDILEGLRIDYGGQHTLSEVKKWEKVYIMLGMTVLYRVLFYLVIRFASKNQRT; encoded by the exons ATGGCTCCTAGTGTTGATCGTCGGCGTGATACAGTGATTGACATAGGGAAGCCGTCGAGCTTCACAGGGGGACTTGAGTTTTCCACCCTCACGTACACGGTGAAAAAGAAAACCAAGGATGAGGAGGGAAAATGGATGACGCAAGAAGTGGACTTGTTGCACAAGATCACGGGATTTGCTCCAAAAGGGTCTATCACGGCTGTGATGGGTCCTAGTGGTGCCGGGAAGTCTACGTTCTTGGATGGACTAGCCGGGAGGATAGCGAGTGGGAGTCTTAAGGGAAAAGTGTCCTTGGATGGCAAGGAAATGAGTCCAAGCTTGATTAAAAGGACTTCAGCTTATATTATGCAGGAGGATAGGCTTTTTCCAGCTCTTACAGTTTATGAGACTTTGATGTTTGCTGCTGATTTGAGATTGGGACCGGTTTCAACTGCAGATAAGAAGCAGCGAGTCGAAAAGTTGATTCAGCAGCTTGGATTAACT TCTGCTAGAAACACCTTCATAGGTGATGAGGGAACCCGAGGAGTGTCTGGTGGCGAGCGTCGGAGAGTTTCAATTGGAGTGGACATCATTCATGGACCATCGATCCTCTTCCTTGATGAACCCACTTCTGGTCTAGATTCCACCAGTGCTCACAGTGTCATCGAAAAGGTGCACCACATCGCACGCTGTGGAAGCACTGTAATCCTCACGATTCACCAACCCTCGTCCAGAATTCAATTGCTTCTTGACCATCTGATCATCCTTGCTCGAGGGCAGCTCATGTACCAAGGATCACCAAAAGATGTTGCTACCCACCTTGGTCGAATGGGGCGCAAAGTGCATAAGGAAGAGAGCCCCATCGAATACCTCATTGATGTGATTCAGCAATATGATCAGTCTGAACTCGGGGTTGAGGCACTAGCCGAATTTGCACGTACTGGAATGAAACCCCCGCTGTTAGTTGATGTGGACGTGTCACTTTCGACTGCTATGCCAACACCAACACCACCGCGCCATGGCGGACGTGGAAGTGAAGACCTCGAGGACAAGGGAAGGTCTGGAAAACGCCTGCACTTACAAACTAGTACACATGCAGTCAATGATTTTGATCACAGTGTGAGAAGTCCTTACAGTAATAATAATTCAAGGTCATGGACTCCAAGCCATAGTGGAGTTATGCAGAAACTGCAGATGTTTACCCCTTCAAGGCAACGAGCAGGCCAAAAGATGCAAAGCCCCATGAG TGCATCTCCAGGCTACAACTATTCGAGTGAGATTCTTCCAAGCACACCAACACCCCATAGCAGTGACTACACAGTGGACGAAAATGACTATCGGACCCCAGATCTTGGTCCAAACACCAAGTCATACCACCATCTTGGTCCCAAATTCGCCAACTCATTCTTCCCGGAGACTTGGATTCTCATGAGGCGTAACTTCATCAACATCAGGCGGACGCCCGAGCTCTTCCTCTCAAGACTGGTAGTCCTTACATTCATGGGCTTCTTGATGGCCACCATGTTCCTACACCCACCAGATACCAGTCAAGGCATAACCAATCGCCTcagtttcttcatcttcactgtctgcctcttcttcttctcatcaAACGACGCTGTCCCAGCCTTCATCCAAGAGCGCTTCATCTTCGTCCGTGAGACTGCTCACAATACCTACAGAGCCTCCTCATACACAATTGCAGGCCTAGTAACATATCTCCCCTTTCTTGCGTTGCAAGCATCTGTTTACGCTGGCATTGTTTGGTTTGCCTTGGGACTTAGAGGGCCATTCATATACTTTTTAGTGGTTCTCTATGTTTCTCTCCTCTCAACCAATTCATTTGTGGTGTTTGTCAGCTCAGTTGTGCCCAATTACATCTTGGGATATGCAGCCGTCATTGCCTTCACTGCGTTGTTCTTCTTGTTCTGTGGCTACTTCTTGAATAGCCATGACATCCCTGGCTACTGGGTATGGATGAACAAAGTCTCCACCATGACATATCCATATGAAGGGCTTATAATGAATCAGTACCAAACTGACGATACTTTTGGAAAAAACTCTGACGGGACCAACATTACCGGTTTCGACATCTTGGAAGGGCTTCGCATAGATTACGGCGGACAACACACCCTCTCTGAAGTAAAGAAATGGGAGAAGGTGTACATAATGTTGGGCATGACTGTTCTATACAGGGTTTTGTTTTACTTAGTCATTCGTTTCGCGTCCAAGAACCAGAGGACGTAG